The following is a genomic window from Candidatus Zixiibacteriota bacterium.
TCCCAATGATTCTCTGCCGAACAACATGATTTCGTTGTGGTGGGACGATCTGGATCCGCGCAAGGGCGGGCATATCTACTATTATTATGATGCCGTCGGCACTCGTTTTATCGTGAGTTATGACGGTGTTCCCAATTATTACTCTACGACCGGGACGGGCTCGTTGTCGTTTCAGGTGATTTTATATCCCGATGGTAAGATTTTGATGCAGTATGGGGTGATGAATCCGGGGAGTGATGCCCAGGGTTTAAGCGGAGCGACCCTGGGGATTGAGAACGGTAACGGGACGGATGGTTTACAGGTTGTTTTCAACGGTTCGTATATGCACGACAATCTGGCCATTTCGATGGCGGCGGCGAGCTGGCTGTGGGTTGAACCGGGTTCGGGGTCGATTCCCGGTTTTGGCTGGGATACGGTGACGGTGCGGGTTACGCCGGGCGAACTGGCGGAGGGTATTTATAATGGTCAGTTGAAGGTATTGTCGAATGAT
Proteins encoded in this region:
- a CDS encoding dockerin type I repeat-containing protein, whose amino-acid sequence is PNDSLPNNMISLWWDDLDPRKGGHIYYYYDAVGTRFIVSYDGVPNYYSTTGTGSLSFQVILYPDGKILMQYGVMNPGSDAQGLSGATLGIENGNGTDGLQVVFNGSYMHDNLAISMAAASWLWVEPGSGSIPGFGWDTVTVRVTPGELAEGIYNGQLKVLSNDPETPQVILPVQMTVLPPYICGNANGDGVVNIMDITYLINCLYKGGPAPNPVEAGDADGNGQVNIRDITYLINFLYKSGPIPLCP